The Collibacillus ludicampi region ACTGATTGTTCCCGACCTATCAATTCGTTGACCGGTTTTATCACGCAGGACTGTTATCAGGAACGAAAAATGGAGAAAGGGAAATGAGTAAAATGGAGAAACTTCTTTTCCCCAGTTATTTTCTGCACACCTTTCTTGCTAGCTTTTTAATTTTTTCAGTTCATTGATTGAATTGATATCTTGCAACAAGTTATTGATGTCAATCAAGATCAAAATACGATCGTGCAGTTTCGCTACTCCCAGTAAAAAGGGTACTTCGTGGTCTTCCACAAGAGTCGGTTTATGAATGGAATCCGAAGGTATGTCAATCACATCAGTTGCCGCGTCGACCACAAGCCCGATGGGGTTTCCGTCGATGCTCACTACGATGACGCGCGTGGATTCGTTCTCTTGCACTTCGCGCTGCAACAGCGCTTTCCGGAAATCGACGATCGGAGTGATAACCCCACGCAAATTGATTACGCCCTTCACGTGTTCGGACATCTTTGGAACCGCAGTGATGGGTTGTATGCGCTCAATGGAAAGTACTTGATCGATATGAAGTCCAAATTCTTCTGCTCCGACTCGAAAAACGACAGCTTTGAAGCTTTCTACTAACACTTCCATCCCTTTCCTTTCTTTAATGCCAAACCGGGCTCATGGATACAATCTAAATCGCAGCCCTTTGTAACTTGCATCCATGCCCATCTATACTTGTGATCCCGACTATACACTCTACGTTACTCCAAACTTCCTTTCTTAGCTGATTGCTCACGCGGACTGACCTCCCTTTCTGTGCAAAATATGCAAAAAAAAAATTAACAAAAGAGCCATTTTGTTAGATTTTCATAGAATATAAATATATTGGTCTAAATCCTTGATATCATTAGGGTTATTTATTGTTATTGAATAATCATAGTAGGATTGTTAATATAACATATTGAATTTTATTACAGATTTTATCTAACATTTTGAGGTGGCGTCAGTGTCTAACAAACTTGGAGCAAATGCAGTTGAACCAATTCGAGATATGGAAAAAATTATGGAAATAAAAAATTATTTACTCCGACGATCCTATCGTGATTATTTCTTGTTTGTTTTTGGAATTAATTCTGGGCTTAGAATAAGCGATATTTTGCCCTTACGAGTCATGGATGTTAAATACACCAAGTATTTAATAATCAAAGAAAAAAAGACTGGAAACATTAGAAAAACTATCATAACACCTGCTTTAAAAAGTGAAATTGAGAAATACACGTACAGAATGGCTGATTCTGAGTATTTATTTCCATCACAAAAAGGAAATAAGCCAATTAGCAGGATTCAAGCGTGGCAAATCATTCACAATGCGGCAAAAGCTTGTGGAGTTGAAGGAGCAATCGGTACGCATACTCTCCGCAAAACATTTGGGTATCATTTTTACCAACAAACTAAGGATGTTGCTATGTTGCAATATATTTTCGGTCATTCTAGTCCATCTATAACATTGAGATATATCGGAATCAATGACGATATGGTAGATAAAGCTTTAGAGAAATTTTCTTTATAAAAAATTTAACGAAGTATGTCGATTTTTGTACTAAAAGAGTTTATAATAAAAACTAGATAATTATGTAATAATAAATAACAAAATGGCTCTTTTGTTATATACAGGACTTATGCACTTCGTGGAATAAGTTGGAACCATCCTAATGAGATCGTTGTGGGCAATAAGATTCTCAAAGTTCTTTCGAGATAACGGGCTTTTGGAGTATACTGAAGAAGAACTTCGCCATTGGCAAGTTCTCTTATTTCGGTGATAGTTCCAAGAAATGCTCGGATCACTTGGCCGTGGGTGAGCTTTTCTTCCGGAGCTATTGTTTTATTGTGGATCTCGGCTAATAAAACGAGTAACGTGTGGGCGCACATCTGAAGAGTAAGATAGGCCTCCACATGATGTTCATTGGTCGAATGACAAGCCTCAAAAGCCAGATCCTGCTTGACTTCTCGGAAGAACGTTTCAATCCCCCAGCGAGCCTCATAGGCGGAAAGCACCTCTTCAGGCGAAGCCGACAGATCACCGGTTACAAGAAGAAAAGCTCGATTTCTGGTGGTAGTTTCTTCTCTTTGGCTGCGATGTCCTGAAACGGCAACCACCTGAACCTGTTTATAGATCGCCAACCCTGTGGACTCGTCTTCGATCTTGATGTACAGCTTCTTGGAGGCGATTTTGCGGATCGTATGGTAGGAGTCTCCTAACAATTGACGGAGAACCTGTTTTGCGGAGAGCCGCTCGTAAGCTCCTCGATCTGTGGCACGTTTCCCAGGCTTCAGGGTATAAAACACCATGTTCGACTTGGCCTTGCTGACAATGCGGAATCCCAGTTCCTCCATTGCGAGTAGAAACGGACGAACCAAATACCAACTGTCCATCGCCACAAAACAACCGCCAACATGAGGGGCAATAGCTACCAATTCTCCCAGCATTTGTAGAGCCATTTGCCATTTGTTCAACTGATTTTCTCCCGGCTTCCAGAAACGGGCGTTGATCATGTAACTGGGACCTTGAAAGCGAGCGGCGTACAAGGCGACTACGTTCTGAGCGTAGACATAGCGTTTCGTTGCGTGATCCAGAAGTTTTGAAACAAACGGGATTTTGCGAGAATGTTCATGGAGAATCATGCTATCGTCAACAGCCAGTACATCTTGGGACGTTAAACGGCAATTCGGTCGATCCTGCAGAGTTCGAAGCCGTTCTTCATTAAAGAGATCCCATCGGAACGGACGAGTCAGCAGGCGACTGAAAGCAGATTGGCTAACACGGCCTACAATTTTCGA contains the following coding sequences:
- a CDS encoding chemotaxis protein CheW, whose amino-acid sequence is MEVLVESFKAVVFRVGAEEFGLHIDQVLSIERIQPITAVPKMSEHVKGVINLRGVITPIVDFRKALLQREVQENESTRVIVVSIDGNPIGLVVDAATDVIDIPSDSIHKPTLVEDHEVPFLLGVAKLHDRILILIDINNLLQDINSINELKKLKS
- a CDS encoding transposase translates to MKLSFDRTSQLGSGGFLALKKLWDDLDLSLALSRAGIMKRSGASTWALVFALIAGWFAQKTSVLQTAKWVSTDDVVSKIVGRVSQSAFSRLLTRPFRWDLFNEERLRTLQDRPNCRLTSQDVLAVDDSMILHEHSRKIPFVSKLLDHATKRYVYAQNVVALYAARFQGPSYMINARFWKPGENQLNKWQMALQMLGELVAIAPHVGGCFVAMDSWYLVRPFLLAMEELGFRIVSKAKSNMVFYTLKPGKRATDRGAYERLSAKQVLRQLLGDSYHTIRKIASKKLYIKIEDESTGLAIYKQVQVVAVSGHRSQREETTTRNRAFLLVTGDLSASPEEVLSAYEARWGIETFFREVKQDLAFEACHSTNEHHVEAYLTLQMCAHTLLVLLAEIHNKTIAPEEKLTHGQVIRAFLGTITEIRELANGEVLLQYTPKARYLERTLRILLPTTISLGWFQLIPRSA
- a CDS encoding site-specific integrase, with translation MEKIMEIKNYLLRRSYRDYFLFVFGINSGLRISDILPLRVMDVKYTKYLIIKEKKTGNIRKTIITPALKSEIEKYTYRMADSEYLFPSQKGNKPISRIQAWQIIHNAAKACGVEGAIGTHTLRKTFGYHFYQQTKDVAMLQYIFGHSSPSITLRYIGINDDMVDKALEKFSL